From Deltaproteobacteria bacterium:
AAATAGAAAAGTTGTTCATCGCCGATTTTGGAAACACTTGCTTCATGTCCGATGTCCACATTTTTTTCGTCAATTTCCATGGTGGGATAAGTGTCGGAGCGGGATTCTTTGTCCATAATCAGGGCATCACAGCAGACATTGACTTTCACATCACTGCAACCTTTGGTGACCTTCACCAAACCGCGATACGAAGAACGTCCGCCATGCTGACTGACCGATTTTGAAAGAATATGCGAAGAGGTGTGGGGCGCAACATGCACCACTTTGCCGCCCGCATCCTGATGTTGGCCTTTTCCTGCAAAAGCAACCGACAAAATATCTCCGCGTGCGCCGGGTTCCATCAGATAAATGCTCGGATATTTCATCGTTAATTTGGAATTGTGCACAATCAGGCCATTTGCAATGAAGTTGTGTGCGCCATCTACTTCAATATCGTAAACAGCTTCTTCGCCAAGCGGTTCGATATCTCGAACTTTGGTGAATTGAATGCATGGAGACGAAGGTGTTTTTTCACGAATTCTTTTCAGATTTTCTTTTAAATTAAGAGTTAGATAATGAGTCACATATTGTTTTTCTTTTCCTTTATACAGGATTCTTTTCTTGGAGTAGGTCGAAATCTTGAGAGGATTGAGACCGCATGAAATCATCAGCAATTTGATGTTTTCCAAAAGTTTTCGGTTTGCGGAGGCGAATGTGATTTGGCCCTTTTCAATGGAAGCATTTTTGGAACCGTTACGGACGTGTCCGTCAGAGTCCAGATAACCCTCGATAAAACTCAATTTTTGTCTGAGGGGCAGTGAAAATATCCATGAAGGGATTGTTTTCGTTTTGGCAGTTCCATCGAATCCAAGATGAAGAATAAAGTCTGCCAAAACGGCGGAATTGATGGTGACTAAAATCCCCTTTTGTTTCCAATCGGCCTCGAATACTTTTTTCAGTGTTTGGAGCAGACGTGGTCTGGCACGGTCTTTGGGAGGGATGGCAAGGTAAGTGCGCCGCGGACGTCTCGATTTTGGATCTCGTTCGATGAAACCATCTCCCAAATACAATCCCAAAAACCATAACAAGTCTTCGGAAGTTTCTTTGGGAATGGAAACATGTGTTTTCAATCCGCGTCCGTCTTTTTTAGGGTATGTATATTCTATGATGCGTGGTTTGCCTTCGTCCGGAAGCGCTGTTAGCATGGCAATAAGACTTCCTTTTTGGAGATTTTCAAGCGATTGCCAACTTAATTTGGGATAGGCCGAGTAGGGGGTTTTTTGTAATGTCAGAAAAGGATGATTGGCTGTCGCCTTCACTTCCCTGAAATTTTGAGTTGTCAGACGGAATGTTTTTCTCACACCTGTGCACCGAACTGCATTAACGCGGAATTTCTTGGGTTTGAACTCCTCGAAGTCGAGAGAGTAAATATGGTCTCCCGGTTTAACTGCGGCGATAGAAACAGGACCCGCTGGATTCAGAAATACCTGAGCATCGGCGGTTAAACAACCTAGATTTGCATCAACCCACTCCATAATGGAATTTTTATAAGCGGTGGCGCGTTTTGTGACGAGGTTGTAAACGTTGCTCGACCAATTTTGAATTGTGGTGTAGCGAAATCGCGCTCCCTCCATCACAATCACTTCAACCACCGCCGAATGAAGAGAATCCGTTGAATAGGTTGGGGCGGTGCAATTGTGAACGGCAACACCGCCGGCCACATAGCTTTCGTCTCCGTCAACGCCGAAATTATAGACGGGAATATTTTTAACTTTCTGCCGCGCAATTTTTTTGATTGGAAGATAGGCAAAATTTTCGTCAATATGAAACATCGTCGCACGTTTTTTGCCGTTTAACTTGTGTTGAACCGTGGTGCCCACAAGCGCCCCGAAAAATTCAGCTTGTTCCCCCCCAATACAGACGTTGTACATTGGTTTGCGGCCGACTCCGCGTTTTGTCTGACAGTTGATGGCACCAACAACGCCAAGTCTTAAAAGCATATCACGCACCTGACGTGCCAGCGTTTCGGAAATGGTGCTGATACGAAAGAGCTCTTTACGGACGTGGCGATTTTGGTCGCAGTAATAATTTCCATCTCCGCGGAAAAGACCCAAGATCAATTCTCTTTGTTTGACCGGTTCCTCCCATCGCATCCATTCGGGAATTTTTCTCTCCGAGGCGTTACGCCCAAAAAGCCCGACGAAAACACGGGCCAGAGCGGTAGAGCAAACGACGACGTTCGTTCCCTTGTTTTTGCGGTGGTATGTCTCAATGGTTTTTTCG
This genomic window contains:
- a CDS encoding SufD family Fe-S cluster assembly protein; translated protein: MFHIDENFAYLPIKKIARQKVKNIPVYNFGVDGDESYVAGGVAVHNCTAPTYSTDSLHSAVVEVIVMEGARFRYTTIQNWSSNVYNLVTKRATAYKNSIMEWVDANLGCLTADAQVFLNPAGPVSIAAVKPGDHIYSLDFEEFKPKKFRVNAVRCTGVRKTFRLTTQNFREVKATANHPFLTLQKTPYSAYPKLSWQSLENLQKGSLIAMLTALPDEGKPRIIEYTYPKKDGRGLKTHVSIPKETSEDLLWFLGLYLGDGFIERDPKSRRPRRTYLAIPPKDRARPRLLQTLKKVFEADWKQKGILVTINSAVLADFILHLGFDGTAKTKTIPSWIFSLPLRQKLSFIEGYLDSDGHVRNGSKNASIEKGQITFASANRKLLENIKLLMISCGLNPLKISTYSKKRILYKGKEKQYVTHYLTLNLKENLKRIREKTPSSPCIQFTKVRDIEPLGEEAVYDIEVDGAHNFIANGLIVHNSKLTMKYPSIYLMEPGARGDILSVAFAGKGQHQDAGGKVVHVAPHTSSHILSKSVSQHGGRSSYRGLVKVTKGCSDVKVNVCCDALIMDKESRSDTYPTMEIDEKNVDIGHEASVSKIGDEQLFYLRSRGLSESQASSMIVSGFIEPIVKELPMEYAVEMNRLIQLQMEGSVG